The Rhizoctonia solani chromosome 4, complete sequence genome contains a region encoding:
- a CDS encoding major facilitator superfamily transporter, with protein MFICLAEPIAATVIYPFIIDLVNSLGVTGGDDSKVGYYAGMIESIFFLTETCLIFHYGRLSDRVGRRPVVLLGLFGLAFSIVSFGLSRTFIGLVISRALSGALNGNAGVIKSIVAELTDSTNQAQGFALLSVTWYLGSTLGPLIGGSLSKPAERFPGVFGSRNHVWTKLGIKGFWSDYPYFLPCFVAAGVAACAWCVALLFLRETLPAKRIHLVRKATSEYGTITWDTERAPPEDPCPVDGLKAVMTPRVAWAISNFMLLALADVAWVVLQPLVFATHRAYWWNPSGTMFQKIYARFGAINVYRAALASYAFMFISFTWMVRLGLDESSMGWLVLGAHVAVSCVASLGYGCTYILITAASPSRALLGTTNGLAQTSCSLIRALGPAGAASLFAYSSGEGGRSSVDLPPYMRGRLSPRMGHKNIQCQVAGASVANSTCRHPSLEQATCARPTEHNSFINVYQALPDTAIEMSDERQPLLEPAHNLGEDAVQATEVASTSTERQSHDEHKPPTPLPKKQIAILLLMQLSEPIAYSVIYPFIVRLVNETGVTDGDESKVGYYAGMIESIFFLTESLFTLQYGRVSDRIGRRPVLMFGLFGQAVSIFSVGLSKRYWQLVFSRAISGALNGNTGVAKSMVVELTDETNQAQAFAFIPIVWSAGSTLGPFVGGTLSHPAKLLPSMFDTPFWHKYPYFLPCLVAAIYAACVCCRCIIPEGGKSALLGSTDIY; from the exons ATGTTTATTTGTCTCGCAGAACCCATTGCTGCGACTGTCATCTA TCCTTTTATCATAGACCTCGTAAACTCACTTGGGGTTACTGGTGGAGACGATAGCAAGGTTGGCTACTATGCTGGAATGATT GAATCAATCTTCTTTCTTACCGAGACATGCCTCATCTTCCACTATGGCCGTCTCTCGGATCGAGTTGGGCGTAGGCCAGTTGTGTTGCTTGGGCTATTTGGACTAGCATTCAGCATCGTCTCATTTGGACTCTCCCGGACCTTCATAGGCTTGGTTATCTCTCGTGCGCTGAGCGGGGCTCTCAAC GGAAATGCAGGAGTAATCAAATCAATCGTCGCGGAACTCACGGACTCCACCAACCAAGCTCAAGGTTTTGCCTTGTTGTCGGTCACATGGTACCTTGGATCCACCCTGGGCCCACTAATCGGCGGTTCCTTGTCCAAGCCCGCAGAGAGGTTCCCCGGTGTATTTGGCTCTAGGAACCACGTGTGGACCAAACTTGGAATCAAAGGGTTCTGGTCCGACTATCCTTATTTTTTGCCTTGCTTCGTGGCGGCTGGCGTTGCCGCCTGTGCCTGGTGTGTTGCCCTCTTATTTTTGCGTGAG ACCCTCCCAGCCAAGCGTATACACCTTGTCCGCAAAGCTACCTCTGAGTATGGAACTATCACATGGGACACCGAGCGCGCTCCACCGGAAGATCCGTGCCCGGTCGACGGTCTGAAGGCTGTGATGACTCCTCGGGTCGCATGGGCCATCAGTAATTTTATGCTACTTGCGCTGGCCGATGTCGCTTGGGTTGTCCTTCAG CCCCTAGTTTTTGCTACCCATC GGGCTTATTGGTGGAACCCTTCAGGCACCATGTTCCAGAAGATTTATGCTCGATTTGGAGCTATCAACGTCTACAGAGCCGCACTGGCTTCTTATGCATTCATGTTTATCAGCTTCACCTGGATGGTTCGGTTGGGTCTCGACGAGAGCTCGATGGGATGGCTTGTGTTGGGTGCGCATGTGGCCGTCAGCTGCGTGGCATCTCTGGGTTATG GCTGTACATATATTCTTATTACGGCTGCATCCCCCTCTCGCGCACTCCTCGGGACCACAAACGGCCTGGCGCAAACCTCTTGCAGTTTGATTCGGGCTCTGGGGCCTGCTGGCGCAGCTAGTTTGTTTGCATACAGCTCAGGAGAAGGCG GTCGCAGCTCAGTTGATCTCCCTCCGTATATGCGTGGTCGACTGAGTCCCAGAATGGGTCATAAGAATATTCA GTGTCAAGTCGCTGGG GCCTCTGTAGCCAACTCTACCTGCAGACATCCTTCACTTGAGCAAGCCACCTGCGCCAGACCTACGGAACATAATTCCTTTATAAACGTTTATCAAGCTCTTCCAGATACGGCTATCGAGATGAGTGACGAGCGGCAACCACTTTTGGAGCCTGCGCATAACCTGGGCGAGGATGCCGTTCAAGCAACAGAGGTCGCTTCAACTTCTACGGAACGACAGTCACATGATGAACACAAGCCACCAACGCCTTTGCCAAAGAAACAAATAGCCATATTGCTTCTGATGCAATTATCTGAGCCGATTGCATATTCCGTTATATA TCCGTTTATTGTACGACTCGTTAATGAAACAGGAGTTACAGACGGAGACGAGAGCAAGGTTGGGTATTATGCGGGAATGATT GAATCGATATTCTTCCTCACGGAGAGCCTGTTCACGCTCCAGTACGGCCGCGTTTCAGACCGTATTGGCCGTCGTCCAGTGCTGATGTTTGGACTTTTTGGACAAGCAGTCTCGATATTCTCGGTCGGTTTGTCAAAGCGGTACTGGCAACTAGTCTTTTCAAGAGCGATATCAGGTGCATTAAAT GGAAACACAGGTGTTGCTAAGAGCATGGTGGTAGAGTTGACGGACGAAACAAATCAGGCCCAGG CCTTTGCTTTCATTCCTATTGTCTGGTCTGCAGGCTCAACTTTAGGTCCTTTCGTAGGAGGAACATTAAGTCACCCCGCTAAGCTACTTCCCAGCATGTTCGATACGCCTTTCTGGCACAAATACCCATATTTCCTCCCGTGCCTTGTCGCTGCGATCTATGCGGCCTGTGTTTGTTGTCGGTGCATTATTCCTGAAGGAGGCAAGTCGGCTCTACTCGGCTCTACGGATATTTACTAA
- a CDS encoding leucine aminopeptidase has protein sequence MLRLLPRAPSAAYNPIVRTLNLRRTMVHDAYLVPIDPAAPASTSLPSIASLWQGSKPKDKAGETRLFYNVDNDGRLAAAVSLGTGSNSKTPEALKRAVGTGIKKLRDAGATSVIVDGSSDLHAAAVGAHLALFKYNHLKTAQKDAVPSVSVSPSTGATSSGELGWESGIIYAYSQNLARELMETPANLLTPTLFAERIKKEFEGLENVEIKVRDKAWAEEKGMRTFLSVAKGSSEPCKFLEIHYKGASEPNAQPLVFVGKGITFDSGGISLKPSANMKLMRGDMGGAAAVSSATLAIAKLKIPINVVTLVALTENMPGPAANKPGDVIYAINGKTVEVDNTDAEGRLILSDTLWYGSSEFNPHTIIDCATLTGAMDVALGTVYSGVFSTSDTLWNELNAAGLAEHDRFWRMPLDEAYGPQIYSSNADLCNTGGKSAGSCTAALFLKSFVKGIASEDDQGEAAVRWAHVDIAGTMDTPRGDAYQEKVQWLSSNRPRGFITGIWAYRYNGHFFRNRLPKCASIYDAGQMLADKIPRDETERERWIQQTIMLIENELLWRAEHGIPTSEQVFATPCGTDAGSHLWKIPIDISLDHLVDDRTEVAFMDIIPDYKLDWMYPTRYRTRLTYVIDLEDRAFTINGILHFPFLNMPQSIAECVTMHSQIRRNAYFNMNLRGAISYSMSIRRWPRSFCTPSEGLLDLYDLLSPTVMGLEQWRTRSWEELNASESLSVHLAATILRDQATQIQNPDFFHNNDRRMFAYYQWQLITAAAPLAFDLALLSARFKFGAFNPHIDISLDPEDPGISNLSFPDMERLNVVGWTPPPPMWFRGCLIMLRLRLDNNQFVKAEVSRMVQALKASHRGRRTGILFDGRNVLGVVLDAVQVFRSPPLPVYDHQMKLMDGFRLLLRLLSPCLMTDKTPWLASASQPARSSLRLPVEIIIRIARLAVEITSDSRTYAVLPYVSSAFRHVFFTFPRFQNIVLLWPTRGGAFYAFDTYKRENCCIYFNRHLRIVPEWSFRFYHLQRGLASKFITPTEYAKAQDSRKEELESDQCHNLCPTMTHISRMKLRVLDEYVPCLDEPIIPEKSAVAMQLVLGTWTLDRIKVSKEVEACNLGRDLECRLVQYLTGHGHYGEYHAQFHHDVDPSGTQGDTESRSSREIHCQDGHRSKTRRPAGSRSNHIVDTPLRPPPHSSPYGHYPELGLKPPPLLGPTHVPHEDASLPPQIAESSVRRQNADDEESKASTTPLPMKQISILLLMQLSEPLSYTVIYPFVAQFVNETGITGGDGSKVGYYAGMIESIFFMTESLFTLQYGRVSDRIGRRPVLMFGLFGQALSIFCVGLSKQFWQLVFSRAMSGALNGNAGVAKGMVVELTDETNQAQAFAFLPIVWSTGSTLGPFLGGTLSHPAKLLPSVFDTPFWNKYPYFLPCLISAIYSACIFVAGAMFLKEATKQNENHTTEYGTVPTHPPQPRRSVSVRSVLTKRARAAIANYAFLAFSDITYLGLLPIVFAVSVENGGLGFTPRAIGLILGLQGIITGLVQVFFFAAIHRRLGSKKLYVTGYLCYSLLLLSLPIMHALAVMEMKRTIWVVLGLHIALSCPAFMAFSCVAIYVNSSAPSKDSLGTLNGISQTIISVIRAIGPAAATSLFSLSIEKNILGGNFVYAVLLGISLIGVYASRWLKEVKRAYESTR, from the exons ATGCTCCGCTTACTACCCCGTGCCCCATCCGCCGCATATAACCCCATTGTCCGAACTCTGAACTTGCGCCGCACTATGGTTCACGACGCTTATCTAGTACCTATTGACCCTGCAGCGCCTGCATCGACGAGCTTGCCTTCGATTGCCTCGCTGTGGCAAGGGTCCAAGCCAAAAGACAAGGCTGGCGAGACGAGATTGTTTTACAACGTGGACAACGATGGCCGATTGGCCGCTGCTGTCTCGCTCGGGACAGGATCCAATTCCAAGACGCCCGAGGCACTCAAGAGAGCTGTCGGAACGGGCATAAAGAAACTGCGAGATGCGGGCGCAACTTCCGTCATCGTGGATGGATCTTCCGATCTACATGCTGCCGCTGTCGGAGCCCACCTTGCGCTGTTCAAGTACAATCACCTCAAGACAGCACAGAAGGATGCCGTTCCTTCGGTCTCCGTTAGCCCGTCAACTGGCGCCACATCTTCGGGCGAATTGGGATGGGAGTCCGGTatcatatatgcgtactcGCAAAACCTTGCGCGCGAGTTGATGGAAACCCCGGCCAACTTGTTGACTCCTACTTTATTCGCCGAGCGTATTAAGAAGGAATTCGAGGGTCTCGAAAATGTCGAAATTAAAGTACGGGACAAAG CATGGGCCGAGGAAAAGGGAATG CGCACATTCCTTTCGGTTGCCAAAGGCTCCTCTGAGCCGTGCAAATTCCTCGAAAT CCACTACAAGGGTGCTTCGGAGCCCAACGCCCAGCCATTAGTGTTTGTCGGAAAGGGGATTACTTTCGATTCTGGAGGAATTTCGCTCAAGCCTAGTGCA AACATGAAACTTATGCGTGGCGACATGGGTGGAGCAGCTGCCGTATCTTCCGCCACTCTCGCAATTGCCAAACTCAAAATTCCGATCAACGTGGTCACTCTGGTCGCACTGACGGAAAACATGCCTGGTCCAGCGGCCAACAAACCAGGCGATGT TATCTATGCGATAAATGGCAAAACTGTCGAAGTCGATAACACTGATGCTGAAGGCAGGCTTATCCTTTCTGACACCCTCTGGTACGGATCGAGCGAGTTTAACCCTCATACTATTATCGATTGCGCGACTCTCACCGG AGCAATGGATGTTGCATTGGGAACAGTTTATAGCGGTGTATTCAGC ACGAGTGATACTCTGTGGAATGAACTTAATGCTGCTGGTCTAGCTGAGCATGATAGGTTCTGGCGTATGCCGCTGGACGAAGCGTACGGACCTCAGATCTATAGCTCGAACGCAGACTTGTGCAAC ACTGGTGGAAAGTCGGCTGGCTCGTGTACGGCCGCACTATTCCTCAAGTCGTTTGTCAAAGGCATTGCATCCGAGGACGACCAAGGCGAGGCGGCAGTTCGATGGGCTCACGTCGATATCGCAGGAACGATGGACACTCCACGGGGAGATGCCTACCAAGAAAAGG TCCAGTGGTTAAGC AGCAACAGGCCCAGAGGTTTCATAACCGGGATCTGGGCCTACCGGTATAATG GTCACTTCTTTCGGAACCGCCTACCTAAATGTGCAAGCATCTATGATGCAGGTCAAATGCTGGCTGATAAAATACCTCGTGATGAAACAGAGAGAGAGA GATGGATCCAGCAGACAATTATGTTGATTGAGAATGAGTTACTGTGGAGGGCCGAGCACGGGATCCCTACGTCTGAACAAGTGTTTGCTACCCCATGTGGGACTGATGCTGGGTCGCATTTATGGAAAATTCCTATCGATATCTCTCTCGACCATCTCGTTGATGATCGTACTGAGGTTGCGTTTATGGACATAATTCCTGACTACAAGTTAGACTGGATGTATCCTACTAGATATCGCACCAGACTCACCTACGTAATCGACTTGGAAGATCGAGCCTTCACCATCAACGGCATCCTTCACTTTCCTTTTCTTAATATGCCACAAAGTATTGCGGAATGTGTGACCATGCATTCTCAAATTAGGAGGAACGCTTATTTCAACATGAATCTCAGAGGTGCAATATCTTATTCTATGTCTATTCGAAGATGGCCTCGTTCGTTTTGTACGCCTTCTGAAGGGCTCCTCGACTTGTATGATCTACTCTCGCCTACGGTTATGGGCCTGGAACAGTGGCGTACTCGTTCATGGGAGGAACTAAATGCGTCCGAGTCACTCTCTGTTCATCTTGCGGCTACGATTCTGCGTGACCAAGCGACCCAGATTCAAAATCCTGATTTTTTCCACAACAACGACCGCAGAATGTTTGCTTACTATCAATGGCAGCTGATCACCGCCGCTGCACCCTTGGCGTTCGATTTAGCACTTTTGTCGGCTCGTTTCAAGTTCGGTGCTTTCAATCCACACATTGACATTAGCCTAGATCCAGAAGACCCGGGTATCTCAAATTTGTCATTTCCGGATATGGAACGTCTCAATGTTGTCGGTTGGACACCCCCCCCTCCTATGTGGTTCCGGGGTTGCTTGATCATGCTACGCCTTCGACTTGATAATAATCAGTTCGTAAAGGCCGAAGTCTCTCGCATGGTACAGGCGTTAAAAGCCAGCCATCGAGGCAGGAGAACCGGGATTTTGTTCGATGGTCGCAACGTGCTAGGAGTTGTGCTTGATGCTGTGCAAGTATTTCGTTCCCCGCCACTCCCTGTGTATGACCACCAAATGAAATTGATGGATGGGTTTCGACTATTGCTCCGTCTCCTGAGTCCCTGTCTAATGACTGATAAGACCCCGTGGCTCGCTTCTGCCTCTCAACCAGCTCGGTCTTCTCTTCGTCTCCCGGTGGAAATTATTATTCGAATTGCTCGATTAGCTGTAGAAATAACTT CTGATAGTAGGACTTACGCGGTGCTACCGTATGTTTCATCTGCATTCCGCCATGTCTTCTTTACATTTCCTCGATTCCAAAatattgttctcctttggcCAACTCGGGGAGGTGCATTCTATGCATTTGACACCTACAAGCGAGAAAATTGTTGTATATACTTCAACCGGCATCTGAGAATCGTTCCCGAATGGAGTTTTAGATTCTACCATCTCCAGCGTGGACTCGCTTCCAAGTTTATTACGCCGACAGAGTACGCAAAGGCACAAGACTCGAGGAAAGAGGAGCTTGAAAGTGATCAATGTCACAATTTATGTCCTACAATGACGCATATATCTCGAATGAAGCTACGAGTCTTGGACGAGTACGTCCCGTGTTTAGACGAGCCTATTATCCCGGAGAAATCTGCCGTAGCGATGCAGCTTGTGTTGGGTACTTGGACGCTGGATCGGATAAAGGTTTCGAAAGAGGTCGAGGCTTG CAACCTGGGCAGGGACCTCGAGTGCCGCCTCGTGCAATACCTCACGGGGCACGGACATTACGGAGAGTACCACGCTCAATTTCACCATGACGTCGATCCCAG CGGGACACAGGGGGATACTGa GTCTCGAAGCAGTCGCGAAATTCATTGCCAGGACGGGCATAGgtcgaagacgaggaggcccgCAGGCAGCCGCTCAAACCATATAGTAGATACGCCCCTAAGGCCGCCACCCCATTCCAGCCCTTACGGCCACTACCCCGagttaggccttaagccacct CCGCTTCTGGGACCTACGCATGTTCCGCATGAAGATGCATCACTACCTCCGCAAATCGCAGAGAGCTCTGTTCGCCGCCAAAATGCAGATGATGAGGAATCCAAGGCTTCCACGACGCCCCTTCCCATGAAGCAAATTTCCATTTTGCTGCTGATGCAATTATCCGAACCTCTTTCATACACAGTCATCTA TCCATTTGTCGCTCAGTTTGTAAATGAAACGGGAATAACAGGCGGAGATGGGAGTAAAGTCGGCTACTATGCGGGCATGATT GAGTCGATATTCTTCATGACAGAGAGCTTGTTCACGCTACAGTATGGCCGGGTGTCAGACCGGATAGGTCGGCGCCCAGTGCTCATGTTCGGGCTATTCGGGCAGGCACTATCGATCTTTTGTGTTGGGTTATCGAAGCAGTTCTGGCAGTTAGTGTTCTCTAGGGCCATGTCTGGTGCTTTAAAT GGAAACGCTGGGGTTGCAAAAGGTATGGTAGTGGAACTAACAGACGAGACAAACCAGGCTCAGG CATTCGCTTTTCTTCCCATCGTCTGGTCGACTGGCTCGACGCTGGGTCCTTTCCTCGGCGGAACATTGAGCCACCCCGCCAAGCTTCTTCCAAGCGTGTTTGATACACCCTTCTGGAACAAATACCCATATTTTCTGCCCTGTCTTATCTCGGCGATTTACTCGGCCTGTATCTTTGTTGCAGGAGCAATGTTTTTGAAAGAGGCGA CCAAACAAAATGAAAATCATACTACCGAATACGGCACTGTCCCCACCCATCCACCACAGCCAAGACGCTCCGTGTCAGTTCGATCGGTTCTGACAAAGCGCGCACGTGCCGCCATCGCGAACTATGCCTTTTTGGCATTTAGCGATATTACCTATCTTGGTTTACTG CCTATTGTGTTCGCTGTTTCTGTAGAAAATGGTGGACTTGGGTTCACTCCCCGTGCAATCGGTCTCATTCTCGGTCTCCAAGGGATCATCACGGGCCTTGTCCAGGTTTTCTTCTTCGCGGCCATCCATCGACGTCTGGGTAGCAAGAAGCTCTATGTGACAGGATACTTGTGCTACTCCTTGCTGCTTCTTTCGCTGCCTATTATGCACGCGCTTGCAGTGATGGAGATGAAACGTACGATTTGGGTTGTTCTCGGTTTACATATCGCGCTCTCGTGTCCTGCGTTTATGGCATTCA GTTGCGTAGCTATCTATGTTAATAGCTCTGCACCGTCCAAGGACTCGCTGGGAACCTTGAACGGAATATCTCAGACTATCATCAGCGTTATTCGAGCTATCGGACCTGCAGCCGCAACCAGCTTGTTCTCTCTATCGATCGAGAAGAACATACTTGGTGGGAATTTCGTGTATGCGGTACTCTTAGGCATAAGTTTAATAGGTGTCTATGCGAGTCGATGGCTGAAGGAGGTAAAGAGGGCATACGAGTCAACTCGGTAG
- a CDS encoding Pyridoxal-dependent decarboxylase conserved domain, translated as MLPHDRLQSHLQSHLQPHLRPQHQPQRQPQQQQQQGHVRSRTGPIFEHLNERHNRLAAWFLGPKAENTEFLRNFFNFIADRTEEARKNFQPEDPEFIDQQIQASSSFQQEIRDLDESLKELTEALSKHSIPFWSPRYNAHMTYDTSMPALLGYLMTTLFNPNNVATEASPLTTVIELEVGLQLCEMLGYDISPTSNPSARNLKFYPLSLACALEPGAPLESIRDRLMIELCTGEIKLFSELSTWELLNLKPETVFAIPERLEEEFDISSSFLTDTMNKYLIQSLGKDVLEKKFNITLPNRYFVGATKHYSWPKGAAITGIGSDNIIDIPVDINARLDSSKLDKLLQECLDEKRAVYAVVAIMGSTEHGAVDPLKDVWELREKYQKKGLSFAIHADAAWGGYFTSLLREEKKVGRGLPIDPDNKYVPELALSDHTRTQLDHLKYADSITIDPHKSGYIPYPAGGLCYRDGRMRFLVTWLNPDVYKDSDGDESVGVYGVEGSKPGAAPVAAWVSHRVIGLHKNGYGSLLGEAMFSCTKASIYCINFMYTNWVTMDIGDPNLIVVPLNAIPAERDGGTPEEIQKQREYIRDNIVNRPNLELVRDDKAMALVREMGSDLSINAFACNFRLANGEINKDVVESNYLNTRIYERLSVTKIEDNIFDKPLFIMSTFMEDKVYGECCTRLKERLGVVGAQDLDILVNCVMSPFPTVANFTKSIADAFKKIAHEEIERCLFRNTVTEDDFRFVLQGTDKPYLTLLPMFNMANYRHQLILSCDIPAGVMDTYRAERAKDPKATFFIGTTKDVKLDSILAGSFEAMLEKGLPAKNQPPPPRYASNFQVTNVKVLKNNPIDSKYLDGAFPEYMYFYLYGTNEQRHIDHMLVSPGSAQLTSDQVQLVLTNGTLSGDNLSKGYILRLDDYHENVVFPVLPPNTPRFFKSGQKLKVSIFEDPHGTDAHGPGLTAPFSTATPVASGTMTLGDMVYTDSALLNGNPGEVEEESVNGKTLEQRLSATRRSFVAEEPKHVDPYHKRREKQVAWRHYLEENLSKIGHDTAGGGHRRSYH; from the exons ATGCTTCCGCACGATCGCCTTCAGTCCCATCTCCAATCCCATCTCCAACCCCATCTCCGACCCCAGCACCAACCCCAGCGCCAAccccagcaacagcaacagcaaggCCATGTTCGAAGCCGTACTGGGCCAATATTCGAACATCTTAATGAGCGTCATAATCGTCTAGCGGCCTGGTTCTTAGGCCCCAAAGCCGAAAATACCGAGTTCCTTCGTAACTTTTTCAATTTCATTGCTGACCGGACGGAGGAAGCCCGCAAAAACTTCCAGCCAGAAGACCCA GAATTTATCGATCAACAAATCCAAGCCAGTTCGTCCTTTCAACAAGAAATCAGGGACCTCGATGAATCTCTGAAGGAGCTGACCGAGGCTCTATCGAAACACTCGATCCCGTTCTGGTCTCCACGTTACAACGCTCATATGACCTATGACACATCGATGCCCGCTCTGCTCGGTTATTTGATGACCACTTTGTTT AACCCCAACAATGTTGCGACGGAAGCGAGTCCACTCACCACCGTTATCGAGCTCGAGGTGGGGCTCCAATTGTGCGAGATGTTGGGCTATGACATCTCG CCAACCTCGAATCCATCTG CTCGTAACCTCAAGTTCTATCCATTGTCTTTAGCATGTGCTCTCGAACCAGGTGCACCCTTAGAGAGCATCAGGGACAGGCTTATGATTGAACTCTGTACCGGCGAAATCAAGCTGTTCTCCGAGCTCAGCACCTGGGAACTTTTAAATCTCAAACCGGAAACAGTTTTCGCTATTCCTGAGAGGCTCGAAGAAGAATTCGACATCTCGTCGAGCTTCTTGACCGATACAATGAACAA GTATTTGATTCAAAGTTTGGGGAAAGATGTTCTCGAAAAGAAGTTTAATATTACGCTGCCCAATAGGTACTTTGTAGGGGCCACCAAACATTACTCATGGCCCAAGGGTGCAG CTATCACCGGAATTGGTTCGGATAACATCATAGATATCCCAGTTGATATCAATGCACGCTTGGATTCTTCCAAACTCGACAAGCTTCTCCAGGAATGTCTTGATGAGAAACGAGCAGTATACGCTGTGGTCGCTATCATGGGCTCTACTGAACATGGCGCGGTGGATCCTTTGAAGGACGTCTGGGAGCTCCGggaaaaatatcagaaaaaaggtcTTTCGTTTGCTATACATGCTGATGCAGCTTGGGGAGGTTATTTCACCTCTCTACTCCGTGAAGAGAAAAAGGTTGGGCGGGGTTTGCCCATCGACCCGGATAACAAGTACGTGCCCGAGCTGGCGCTCAGTGATCACACGCGCACGCAACTCGACCACCTCAAGTACGCCGACTCGATCACGATCGATCCTCACAAGTCTGGATATATTCCTTATCCCGCCGGAGGTCTGTGCTACCGGGATGGACGAATGCGATTCCTTGTCACCTGGTTGAATCCTGACGTCTACAAAGACTCGGACGGTGACGAAAGTGTAGGTGTATATGGGGTTGAAGGAAG CAAACCTGGAGCTGCCCCCGTCGCTGCCTGGGTTTCCCATCGCGTGATTGGCCTGCACAAGAATGGGTATGGATCCCTGCTCGGCGAAGCCATGTTTAGCTGTACTAAGGCAAGCATATACTGTATCAACTTT ATGTACACGAACTGGGTCACCATGGATATCGGCGACCCTAACCTGATCGTTGTTCCTCTTAACGCCATTCCTGCTGAGCGTGACGGAGGAACCCCAGAGGAGATTCAAAAGCAACGCGAGTACATCCGAGACAATATTGTTAATCGTCCGAATCTCGAACTTGTGCGCGACGATAAGGCAATGGCCTTGGTTCGAGAAATGGGCTCCGACTTGTCGATCAACGCGTTCGCGTGCAACTTTAGATTGGCAAACGGGGAGATTAATAAAGATGTGGTCGAGTCGAATTACCTCAACACTCGCATCTATGAGCGGCTCAGTGTTACCAAGATCgaggacaacatttttgacaaACCCCTTTTCATCATGTCAACTTTCATGGAGGACAAAGTGTACGGCGAATGCTGCACTCGTCTGAAGGAACGACTTGGCGTAGTAGGAGCGCAAGACCTCGACATCCTCGTCAACTGCGTCATGAGTCCTTTCCCCACAGTGGCAAACTTCACCAAGAGTATTGCGGACGCCTTCAAGAAGATTGCTCATGAGGAGATTGAG AGATGCTTGTTCCGAAATACCGTCACCGAGGACGACTTCCGCTTTGTCCTCCAAGGCACTGATAAGCCGTATCTCACCCTTCTCCCTATGTTCAACATGGCCAATTATCGACACCAACTCATCCTCTCTTGCGACATCCCTGCGGGCGTGATGGATACCTACCGGGCCGAGCGCGCCAAGGACCCAAAGGCCACTTTCTTCATCGGCACTACCAAAGACGTCAAACTTGATAGCATACTTGCCGGGTCATTTGAGGCCATGTTGGAGAAGGGTTTGCCCGCTAAGAACCAACCGCC ACCTCCACGCTATGCTTCCAATTTCCAGGTCACGAATGTCAAGGTTCTCAAGAATAATCCAATCGACTCCAAGTACTTGGACGGCGCCTTCCCCGAGTATATGTATTTCTACCTCTACGGCACGAATGAGCAAAGACATATCGACCACATGTTGGTTTCGCCGGGTAGTGCACAGCTTACATCCGATCAAGTGCAACTCGTCCTCACTAACGGCACGCTATCCGGCGACAACCTTTCCAAGGGTTATATTCTTCGCTTGGATGATTACCACGAAAACGTTGTTTTCCCGGTATTACCACCGAACACCCCGCGGTTCTTCAAGTCGGGCCAGAAACTCAAGGTCTCAATCTTCGAAGATCCACATGGCACGGACGCACACGGCCCCGGACTTACTGCCCCGTTCTCAACGGCCACACCAGTAGCTTCTGGTACAATGACCTTGGGCGATATGGTATACACGGACTCTGCTCTCCTCAATGGCAATCCTGGCGAGGTCGAAGAAGAATCCGTCAACGGGAAGACCCTCGAGCAGCGACTGAGCGCCACACGGCGAAGCTTTGTCGCCGAGGAGCCCAAGCATGTCGACCCGTACCACAAGCGACGCGAGAAACAGGTCGCATGGCGCCATTACTTGGAGGAGAATTTGTCGAAGATTGGGCACGATACTGCCGGAGGTGGACACCGCAGATCGTACCATTAG